Proteins found in one Vagococcus carniphilus genomic segment:
- a CDS encoding response regulator transcription factor, whose translation MKNQKILVVDDDPIIRKLTWRAFQSTGLLIYQADSIDSAIDISSRISFDLFLLDVGLTYENDGYYLAQHLREHFPLTPIIFLSGKTEEQDIITGLETGADYYITKPFSIDYLKAQVTSTLNRYQTIKKDLKPVAEKVNVGPFQFDKKTFSFYKNEDKIEMSSKEANLMLFFMENPNQVFSKEQILLNVWNDQSGEANLVKVYINYLRNKIEDDPKKPEFLKTIWGIGYSFTIN comes from the coding sequence ATGAAGAACCAAAAAATCCTTGTAGTTGACGACGATCCTATTATTAGAAAACTAACATGGAGAGCTTTTCAGTCTACAGGTCTTTTAATATATCAAGCAGACTCTATTGATTCAGCTATCGATATTTCATCTCGTATTTCTTTTGATTTATTTTTATTAGATGTTGGACTTACCTATGAAAACGATGGTTACTATTTAGCTCAACACTTACGTGAACACTTCCCCTTAACACCTATTATCTTCTTAAGTGGAAAAACAGAGGAACAAGACATTATTACGGGACTCGAAACTGGAGCAGACTATTACATCACCAAACCATTTTCTATCGATTATTTAAAAGCTCAAGTTACTAGTACTTTAAATCGTTATCAAACAATCAAAAAAGATTTAAAACCTGTAGCTGAAAAAGTCAACGTAGGACCATTTCAGTTTGATAAAAAAACCTTTAGCTTCTATAAAAATGAAGACAAAATAGAGATGTCATCAAAAGAAGCTAATCTTATGCTCTTCTTCATGGAGAATCCAAATCAAGTATTTTCAAAAGAACAAATTCTTTTAAACGTTTGGAATGATCAATCTGGAGAAGCTAATTTGGTTAAAGTCTATATTAATTATTTACGAAACAAAATAGAAGATGATCCTAAAAAACCTGAATTTCTCAAAACAATTTGGGGTATAGGTTACAGTTTTACAATTAATTAA
- a CDS encoding sensor histidine kinase: MVLLVNSYFSIEKRINKSAEDYLGKTNDYAISILEQNIEKYYVLLQEQSSELIASLDSNDVDKKELASLSAITKDEVEGLFLLDETFNHKVSVRFNDQAEFSVNQLDEEYLDKDKSLNKFLENKEIRNGKEYFLNGLYYINLYIYDKKSQKSIVAPINLQRLYKNQIKNGSQVYQGYTMIKNSDFVVIMHPSTNQINLNITKDRKKNYPSFDFHGLEKVEKIQQNQEEGTIYYDSYWWDQEQPTEAAKMSVFKWVNIGESRWVVATNSDVKERKGLTAENLLLLLVIFIIIVIVFILFIFILRQYQHQYKVYIKYKESEKRREEERIRHDLDLKIQQESKLETIGIVSTTIVHDLNNILTPLLGMTKLMMEENNEDEALFSDLESIYLSAKKGQELSGNILRFAKLDNKEKRDSDIVEAVSEGVKTIRPLIPKNIELDLQIIDTNYPSISMEPQDIQNILFNLITNAYQAIGKGQGKIIVSVSKEKADDSKKNPFHFKNKEIIVIKVMDNGPGIPKEIQDKVLVTPFYTTKDETGGTGLGLFVVTSLAKKYGWEVKLFSDENGTTFSIRIPI, encoded by the coding sequence ATGGTTTTATTAGTAAATAGCTATTTCAGTATTGAGAAAAGAATTAATAAGAGTGCTGAAGATTATTTGGGAAAAACAAATGATTATGCGATTAGTATTTTAGAACAAAATATTGAAAAATATTATGTATTGTTACAAGAACAGTCTTCTGAATTAATTGCTAGCCTAGATTCCAATGATGTTGATAAAAAAGAGTTGGCTTCATTGTCAGCGATTACAAAAGATGAAGTAGAGGGATTATTTTTACTTGATGAAACATTTAATCACAAAGTTTCAGTTAGATTTAATGATCAAGCTGAATTTTCTGTGAATCAACTGGATGAAGAGTATCTTGATAAAGATAAGAGTTTAAATAAATTTTTAGAAAATAAGGAAATTCGTAATGGCAAAGAATATTTTTTAAATGGATTGTACTACATTAATCTATATATTTATGATAAAAAAAGTCAAAAATCAATTGTGGCACCTATTAATTTACAACGACTTTATAAAAATCAAATAAAGAATGGCTCACAAGTTTATCAAGGGTATACGATGATTAAAAACAGTGATTTTGTTGTTATTATGCATCCATCAACGAATCAAATTAATTTAAATATTACAAAAGATCGGAAAAAAAACTACCCTTCTTTTGATTTTCATGGTTTAGAAAAAGTTGAGAAAATTCAACAAAATCAGGAAGAAGGAACTATTTACTATGATTCCTATTGGTGGGATCAAGAACAGCCGACAGAGGCTGCTAAAATGAGTGTCTTTAAGTGGGTAAACATTGGTGAAAGTCGTTGGGTAGTAGCAACTAATTCTGATGTGAAAGAAAGAAAAGGATTAACTGCTGAAAACTTGTTACTATTATTGGTAATTTTTATCATTATTGTCATTGTATTTATTTTATTTATTTTTATTTTAAGACAGTATCAACATCAATATAAGGTGTACATTAAATATAAAGAATCAGAAAAAAGACGAGAAGAAGAAAGAATCAGACATGATCTAGATTTAAAAATTCAACAAGAGTCTAAACTTGAAACAATTGGAATTGTTTCGACAACCATAGTTCATGACTTAAATAATATATTAACACCACTTCTTGGCATGACAAAATTAATGATGGAAGAAAATAATGAAGATGAGGCACTATTTAGTGATTTAGAATCTATTTATTTATCTGCTAAAAAGGGACAAGAATTATCTGGAAATATTTTAAGGTTTGCTAAATTAGATAATAAAGAAAAAAGAGATTCTGACATTGTTGAGGCAGTTAGTGAGGGTGTTAAAACAATTCGTCCATTGATTCCTAAAAATATTGAATTGGATTTACAGATTATTGACACTAACTATCCAAGTATTTCAATGGAACCACAAGACATTCAAAATATTTTATTCAATTTAATCACAAATGCCTACCAAGCAATTGGTAAGGGCCAAGGAAAGATAATTGTCTCGGTATCTAAAGAAAAAGCAGATGATAGTAAAAAAAATCCGTTCCATTTTAAAAACAAAGAAATAATAGTTATTAAAGTTATGGATAATGGTCCAGGGATACCAAAAGAAATTCAAGATAAAGTACTTGTGACGCCTTTTTACACGACAAAAGATGAAACAGGTGGAACAGGTCTAGGCTTGTTTGTTGTGACATCTTTAGCTAAAAAATATGGTTGGGAAGTTAAACTTTTTTCTGACGAAAATGGAACAACATTTTCTATCAGAATACCTATCTAA
- a CDS encoding DUF3224 domain-containing protein, with amino-acid sequence MIDWHEEFTIEEKIAHAKATYKIEGALTGQIQVDYSIYYLNYNKEEIHASSSRFEGFMLFEGNIGEKQGSFVLYDRGSFINNQYEANVSIVKGSGTGEFFDISGEGTYYPANDGMLLELKTNIGE; translated from the coding sequence GTGATAGACTGGCACGAAGAGTTTACAATTGAAGAAAAAATAGCACATGCGAAAGCTACTTATAAAATTGAAGGAGCTTTAACAGGGCAAATTCAAGTCGATTATAGTATTTATTATTTAAATTATAACAAAGAAGAAATTCATGCATCTTCTAGCCGATTTGAAGGATTTATGCTATTTGAAGGAAATATTGGAGAGAAACAAGGAAGCTTTGTTTTGTATGACCGTGGAAGTTTTATTAATAATCAATATGAAGCAAATGTTTCGATTGTTAAAGGTAGTGGAACAGGTGAATTTTTTGATATTTCAGGAGAAGGCACTTATTATCCCGCAAATGACGGTATGCTTCTTGAATTAAAAACTAATATAGGAGAGTAG
- a CDS encoding GyrI-like domain-containing protein → MKHEWRKQEKDIYLPKKIEITRIPAFNFLILEGEGNPNRPEFSQQIEALYSVSYAIRMKLKKGIGCEAFEYTVYPLEGVWTTSDGSRDESLNKEALVYRIMIRQPESATKEMVLEAIENTKGKKVNPYLDDLVFESYEEGLVSQIIHTGSFDTEQMSFEKMDMFLKEAGYSKNWTMKSYAHREIYLSDARRVTPEKRKTVLRYKLKELNES, encoded by the coding sequence ATGAAACATGAATGGCGAAAACAAGAAAAAGACATCTACTTACCTAAAAAAATTGAAATAACAAGAATACCTGCTTTTAATTTTTTGATTTTAGAGGGTGAAGGTAATCCTAATAGACCAGAGTTCAGTCAGCAAATAGAAGCCCTGTACAGTGTTTCCTATGCAATTAGGATGAAGTTAAAGAAAGGTATAGGTTGTGAAGCTTTCGAATATACTGTTTATCCATTAGAAGGAGTCTGGACAACGAGTGACGGATCAAGAGATGAGTCATTAAATAAAGAGGCACTGGTTTATCGGATAATGATTAGACAACCTGAATCAGCGACAAAAGAAATGGTGTTAGAAGCGATTGAAAATACCAAAGGAAAAAAAGTAAATCCTTATTTAGATGATCTTGTTTTTGAATCTTATGAAGAAGGCCTTGTGAGTCAAATTATTCACACAGGAAGTTTTGATACTGAACAAATGAGTTTTGAAAAAATGGATATGTTTCTAAAAGAGGCAGGTTATTCCAAGAATTGGACAATGAAAAGCTATGCTCACAGAGAAATCTATCTATCTGATGCAAGAAGGGTTACTCCAGAAAAAAGAAAAACAGTTCTTCGCTATAAGTTAAAGGAGTTGAATGAGTCATGA
- a CDS encoding VOC family protein, translating to MKLDMVGLIVENMKESISFYQLLGFQLLEGDETASYVELNNEGVRISLNKIEMITEVLGFKPEITGDKIELAFLCESKKEVNELVEKIRQNQFEIIQEPFLAPWKQYYALVRDADRNIISLFVNEN from the coding sequence ATGAAATTAGATATGGTCGGACTGATTGTTGAGAATATGAAAGAATCAATCTCTTTTTATCAATTACTTGGGTTTCAACTTTTGGAAGGTGATGAAACAGCTAGTTATGTAGAGCTTAATAATGAAGGTGTCAGAATCTCTCTTAATAAAATAGAGATGATAACAGAAGTTTTAGGCTTTAAACCAGAAATAACTGGTGATAAAATTGAGTTGGCTTTTTTATGTGAAAGTAAAAAAGAAGTCAATGAACTAGTTGAAAAAATACGTCAGAATCAGTTTGAGATAATCCAAGAACCTTTCTTAGCTCCTTGGAAACAATATTACGCTCTTGTTCGAGATGCGGACCGAAACATCATTAGTCTATTTGTTAATGAAAACTAA
- a CDS encoding endo-beta-N-acetylglucosaminidase encodes MYKNSGKFSTYLLLTTATAVILTGCSTSQSAGNDIKFTETPKAKVDKGMENQPESSYWFPEDLLAWNFKNDLDAKYNVSTIPLAKRVEKKELPKANKTQNDEMNVVALSIMNSSTSGNAPRGINNFDANVFSYWQYIDQLVYWGGSSGEGIIVPPSPDVIDLAHKNGVPVLGTIFFPQTAHGGKIEWLETFLTKDDKGEFPIVDKMIEVAEVYGFDGWFINQETDTEVTSFDEVKNGKKTEEKEKKEEGLRKEHADLMQELIKEFKNKSKDKLDIMWYDSMTSDGKMDWQNALTDKNKDYMVDANMEPLSDSMFLNFWWNTEELAKKELLKSSNEKAKELKIDPYDLYAGIDVQENGFMTPVNWSLLTDDKGNPYTSLGLYVPSWTHASSDNPTDFEEKESMFWVNDESDSSKGKLPKGEEWPGISTFSVEQTAITELPFVTNFNLGNGYNYFIDGEKVSSMEWNNRSMQDILPTYRWQFDHEKENKLDATMDYTEAYQGGNSLKLRGQMDKKTPSKMKLYETKVNLSKDVTFTTTAKASEETELNLILGFVDGSNKTIKSDKMIDKDWTTVTYDMKKIGNKTITSIDYEIISQTKSDTYEMKFGQISVLPKMKDDKILVKNLKIEDTIFDEEESNFAGVRLIWEESRSSNLSHYEIFRVNKDKTRTFLGATPANNFYINGLERQKEETKTDFEVVPVSIKGKEGKASNSVTMEWPDNTVPKASFKASRTLIAPGESVTFNNTSSKNTDSVTWEFEGANIETSKEKSPTVTFKNPGVYQVKLTAKNKSGKTQVEMKDLITVDDKASGDLKLLSKGAKTEASSFVNDGEAPEFAVDGKLDTKWCATGNPPHHITVDLGSIKTVSEVHIGHAEAGGEGADMNTRAYTIEVSEDGKNFKQVTRVIGNELGETVDTFAATKARFVRLTTDKPTQGSDTAVRIYDLGVYGLK; translated from the coding sequence ATGTACAAAAATTCAGGGAAATTTTCGACTTATTTATTATTGACAACAGCAACTGCTGTTATTTTAACAGGATGTAGTACAAGTCAGTCTGCAGGAAATGATATTAAATTTACTGAAACACCAAAAGCTAAAGTAGATAAAGGAATGGAAAATCAACCAGAGTCTTCTTACTGGTTTCCAGAAGACTTACTTGCTTGGAATTTTAAAAATGATTTAGATGCTAAATACAATGTGAGCACTATTCCGTTAGCTAAACGAGTTGAGAAAAAAGAGTTACCTAAAGCAAACAAAACGCAAAATGATGAGATGAACGTTGTTGCACTATCAATTATGAACAGCAGTACAAGTGGTAATGCACCAAGAGGAATTAATAACTTTGATGCAAATGTTTTTTCCTATTGGCAGTACATTGATCAACTTGTTTATTGGGGCGGTTCATCAGGTGAGGGGATTATTGTTCCTCCAAGTCCAGATGTGATTGATTTAGCTCATAAAAATGGTGTTCCTGTTTTGGGTACTATTTTCTTTCCTCAAACAGCTCATGGTGGAAAAATTGAATGGTTAGAGACATTTTTAACAAAAGATGATAAAGGTGAATTTCCAATTGTTGATAAAATGATTGAGGTTGCTGAAGTTTATGGATTTGATGGCTGGTTTATTAATCAAGAAACTGATACTGAAGTGACTAGCTTTGATGAAGTGAAAAATGGAAAGAAAACGGAAGAGAAAGAGAAAAAAGAAGAGGGATTAAGGAAAGAACATGCTGATTTAATGCAAGAACTAATTAAGGAATTTAAAAATAAATCCAAAGATAAACTTGATATTATGTGGTATGACTCTATGACAAGTGACGGGAAAATGGATTGGCAAAATGCTTTAACAGATAAAAATAAAGACTACATGGTTGATGCTAATATGGAACCTTTATCAGATAGTATGTTTTTAAATTTTTGGTGGAATACAGAAGAATTAGCTAAAAAAGAGTTATTAAAATCATCGAATGAAAAGGCAAAAGAATTGAAAATAGATCCCTATGATTTGTATGCAGGAATTGACGTACAAGAAAATGGGTTTATGACTCCTGTAAATTGGAGTCTCTTAACTGATGACAAAGGCAATCCGTATACATCATTAGGATTATATGTGCCTAGTTGGACGCATGCCTCTTCTGATAACCCAACTGATTTTGAAGAAAAAGAAAGCATGTTTTGGGTAAATGATGAGTCAGACTCATCAAAAGGCAAGCTACCTAAAGGAGAAGAGTGGCCTGGTATTTCAACTTTTTCTGTTGAGCAGACTGCTATTACAGAGTTGCCTTTTGTCACTAATTTTAATTTAGGAAATGGTTATAATTATTTCATTGATGGAGAGAAAGTTTCTAGTATGGAATGGAATAACCGAAGTATGCAAGATATTTTACCGACTTATCGCTGGCAGTTTGATCATGAAAAAGAAAATAAGCTTGATGCAACAATGGATTATACAGAAGCCTATCAAGGTGGAAATTCATTAAAACTTCGAGGGCAAATGGATAAAAAAACTCCAAGTAAGATGAAATTATATGAAACAAAAGTTAATTTATCTAAAGATGTAACATTTACAACAACTGCTAAAGCATCTGAAGAAACTGAATTAAATCTTATTTTAGGGTTTGTTGATGGTTCAAATAAAACGATTAAATCAGATAAAATGATTGATAAGGACTGGACGACTGTTACATACGACATGAAAAAAATTGGAAATAAAACAATTACTTCAATTGATTACGAGATTATTTCTCAAACAAAATCAGATACGTATGAAATGAAGTTTGGTCAAATAAGTGTATTACCAAAAATGAAAGATGACAAAATTTTAGTTAAAAATCTAAAGATTGAAGATACCATTTTTGACGAAGAAGAAAGCAATTTTGCAGGAGTTAGATTAATTTGGGAAGAAAGTAGATCATCTAATCTATCTCATTATGAGATTTTTAGAGTTAATAAAGATAAAACACGAACTTTCTTAGGCGCAACTCCAGCAAATAATTTTTATATTAATGGACTAGAAAGACAAAAAGAAGAAACAAAAACAGATTTTGAAGTGGTTCCTGTTTCAATTAAAGGAAAAGAAGGAAAAGCCTCAAATTCTGTTACTATGGAGTGGCCTGATAACACAGTGCCAAAAGCATCGTTTAAAGCAAGTAGAACACTCATTGCACCAGGAGAATCTGTAACATTTAATAATACTTCTTCCAAAAATACAGATAGTGTCACATGGGAATTTGAAGGAGCCAACATCGAGACGAGTAAAGAGAAGTCTCCAACAGTTACCTTTAAGAATCCAGGCGTTTATCAAGTAAAATTAACAGCTAAAAACAAATCAGGAAAAACTCAGGTTGAGATGAAAGACTTAATTACAGTCGATGATAAGGCATCTGGAGATTTAAAACTTTTATCAAAAGGTGCTAAGACGGAAGCTTCCTCATTTGTTAATGATGGTGAAGCACCTGAGTTTGCTGTAGATGGTAAACTAGATACTAAATGGTGTGCCACGGGTAATCCACCTCATCATATAACAGTTGATTTAGGAAGTATAAAAACAGTTAGTGAAGTTCATATCGGTCATGCCGAAGCAGGTGGAGAAGGAGCAGATATGAATACAAGAGCCTATACGATTGAAGTAAGTGAAGATGGAAAAAACTTTAAACAAGTAACTCGGGTTATAGGTAATGAGTTAGGAGAAACTGTAGATACTTTTGCAGCTACAAAAGCACGTTTCGTTCGTTTGACGACTGATAAACCAACACAAGGATCAGATACGGCTGTGAGGATTTATGATTTAGGCGTATATGGTTTGAAATAG
- a CDS encoding GntP family permease produces the protein MEIIGSIGVLLGVIAIIYFSLKEINIIIAAPLATAIVILFNQMDPITSLLGKEANQYMGALSTYILNYFAIFLLGSILAKLMEVSGATTAIADYILKKVGYDSPYKVLVAIFAVSAILTYGGISLFVVMFAVLPLARSLFKKMDLSWNLIQVPLWLGIATFTMTILPGTPAIQNVIPIQYLNTSLTAAAIPSILGSIGCITFGLFYMKYCLNKSLEKGETYSTYVLDANEVVEEKELPNFIPSISPLLLLIILALSGSIFGGEFLKKNIIYIALLSAIILAFILFRNFIPEKIKTFNLGASGSIAPIFATASAVAFGAVVMIAPGFKFFSDLILNIPGNPLISLTVLTSSMSAITGSSSGALGIVMPNFAQFYLDKGVDPEMIHRVAAIASNILTIVPQSGVFLTFLALTGLNHKNAFKQTFITVSVGTLIAEIIVILTGLLF, from the coding sequence ATGGAAATTATTGGTTCTATTGGTGTACTATTGGGTGTTATTGCCATCATATACTTTTCGTTAAAAGAAATTAACATTATTATTGCTGCACCACTTGCAACAGCAATCGTTATTTTATTTAATCAAATGGATCCTATCACTTCACTTTTAGGTAAAGAAGCAAATCAGTATATGGGGGCTTTATCAACTTATATTTTAAATTATTTTGCTATTTTTTTATTAGGTTCTATCTTAGCTAAATTAATGGAAGTTAGTGGAGCTACAACAGCTATAGCTGATTATATTTTAAAAAAAGTTGGTTATGATAGTCCATACAAAGTTCTTGTTGCGATTTTCGCTGTTAGTGCTATCTTAACTTATGGTGGTATTAGTTTATTTGTTGTTATGTTTGCTGTTTTACCTCTTGCAAGAAGCTTATTTAAAAAAATGGATTTATCTTGGAATCTGATTCAAGTTCCTCTTTGGTTAGGTATTGCCACATTTACAATGACAATCTTACCTGGTACACCTGCAATTCAAAACGTTATTCCTATTCAGTATTTAAACACTTCTCTAACTGCAGCTGCAATTCCTAGTATACTAGGTTCTATTGGCTGTATTACTTTTGGCTTATTTTATATGAAATATTGTTTAAATAAAAGTTTAGAAAAAGGAGAAACTTATTCTACTTATGTCCTAGATGCTAATGAAGTTGTTGAAGAAAAAGAACTCCCTAATTTTATCCCTAGTATCTCGCCACTTCTTTTACTAATCATACTTGCCTTATCCGGTAGTATTTTTGGAGGAGAGTTTTTAAAGAAAAATATCATTTACATTGCTTTACTTTCAGCTATTATCTTAGCATTCATTTTATTTAGAAATTTTATTCCTGAAAAAATTAAAACCTTTAACTTAGGAGCTAGTGGTTCTATTGCCCCTATTTTTGCGACAGCTTCTGCAGTTGCTTTTGGAGCAGTAGTTATGATTGCACCCGGTTTTAAATTTTTCTCTGATTTAATTTTAAATATCCCTGGAAATCCTTTAATTAGCCTGACTGTTTTAACTTCATCCATGTCTGCTATTACAGGTTCATCATCAGGAGCTTTAGGTATTGTAATGCCCAACTTTGCACAGTTTTATTTAGATAAAGGCGTTGATCCTGAAATGATCCATAGAGTCGCAGCAATTGCTTCTAATATATTAACAATTGTTCCTCAAAGTGGTGTTTTCTTAACATTTCTTGCTTTGACTGGCTTAAATCATAAAAATGCTTTTAAACAAACCTTTATTACCGTTTCAGTAGGAACATTAATTGCTGAAATAATCGTTATATTAACTGGTTTATTATTCTAA
- a CDS encoding 3-hydroxybutyrate dehydrogenase: MTHSKEVAFVTGAASGIGKQIGETFLKEGKTVVFSDINKEKLDEVVADYNKEGFDAFGVLCDVTSEDAINSAIDTVVEKYGRIDILVNNAGLQHVSMIEDFPADKFEFMVKIMLIAPFIAIKRAFPTMKAQKHGRVINMASINGVIGFAGKSAYNSSKHGLIGLTKVAALEAADSGITVNAICPGYVDTPLVRGQFEDLSKTRNIPLENVLEEVLYPLVPQKRLIDVQEIADYVSFLASDKAKGVTGQACILDGGYTAQ, translated from the coding sequence ATGACACATTCAAAAGAAGTTGCATTTGTAACAGGAGCAGCAAGTGGTATTGGTAAACAGATTGGTGAAACTTTCCTAAAAGAAGGTAAAACTGTGGTCTTTTCAGATATTAACAAAGAAAAATTAGATGAAGTTGTAGCAGATTACAATAAAGAAGGTTTTGATGCTTTTGGTGTTCTATGTGATGTAACAAGTGAAGATGCTATCAACAGTGCCATTGATACAGTCGTTGAAAAATATGGACGTATTGATATTTTAGTTAACAATGCTGGACTACAACACGTATCAATGATTGAAGACTTCCCTGCTGACAAATTTGAATTTATGGTTAAAATTATGTTGATTGCTCCTTTTATCGCTATCAAACGTGCCTTTCCAACTATGAAAGCTCAAAAACATGGACGTGTAATCAATATGGCTTCTATCAACGGAGTAATTGGATTTGCTGGAAAATCTGCTTACAACTCTTCAAAGCATGGTCTAATCGGCTTAACAAAAGTTGCTGCTTTAGAAGCTGCTGACTCTGGTATTACTGTTAATGCTATTTGTCCTGGCTACGTGGATACTCCACTTGTAAGAGGGCAATTTGAAGATTTATCTAAAACACGCAATATTCCATTAGAAAATGTTTTAGAAGAAGTATTGTACCCACTAGTTCCTCAAAAACGCTTAATTGATGTTCAAGAAATTGCTGATTACGTGTCATTCTTAGCAAGTGACAAAGCTAAAGGAGTAACAGGTCAAGCTTGTATCTTAGATGGCGGTTACACTGCTCAATAA
- a CDS encoding 3-oxoacid CoA-transferase subunit B: protein MSIEQVVLSKEEVQSRIAKRVAQELENNTLVNLGIGLPTKVANYIPEDVTITLQSENGFVGLTAGTEDNYDPSIVNAGGQPVGILPGGAFFDSSTSFGIIRGGHVAATVLGALQVDQHGNIANYLIPGKMVPGMGGAMDLLVGAKKVIVAMEHTNKGKHKILNECSLPLTAQSVVSMIITEMGVFEYQEDGLCAIEIHPDFTFEEVQEATEAILINKTK from the coding sequence ATGTCAATAGAACAAGTTGTTTTATCAAAAGAGGAAGTTCAATCACGTATCGCTAAACGTGTCGCACAAGAATTAGAAAATAATACATTAGTCAATTTAGGAATTGGTTTACCAACTAAAGTAGCTAATTATATTCCAGAGGATGTTACTATTACTTTACAATCCGAAAATGGATTTGTTGGATTAACTGCAGGTACTGAAGATAATTATGATCCTTCAATTGTCAACGCGGGAGGGCAACCAGTCGGTATTTTACCAGGTGGTGCGTTTTTTGATAGCTCTACCTCATTTGGTATCATCAGAGGTGGACATGTGGCAGCGACTGTTTTAGGCGCTCTTCAAGTTGATCAACACGGAAATATTGCTAACTATTTAATTCCCGGAAAAATGGTGCCTGGTATGGGTGGTGCAATGGATTTATTAGTAGGAGCAAAAAAAGTTATTGTTGCTATGGAACATACAAATAAAGGAAAACATAAAATTTTAAATGAGTGTTCTCTTCCATTAACTGCTCAAAGTGTTGTTAGTATGATTATTACTGAGATGGGTGTTTTTGAATACCAAGAAGATGGACTATGCGCTATTGAAATTCATCCTGATTTCACTTTTGAAGAAGTCCAAGAAGCAACAGAAGCAATTTTAATTAATAAAACAAAATAA
- a CDS encoding CoA transferase subunit A → MCKTITINDATKLISDGDTIMVGGFMANGTPEKLIDALVEKGVTNLTLICNDAGFPDKGVGKMVANKQFSKIIASHIGLNKEAGRQMNEKETIIDLVPQGTLAEQIRSGGFGLGGFLTPTGIGTLVEEGKEIISIDGKDYLLEKPIKADVALIFADKADENGNLQYLGSENNFNQVMASNADTTIVEAREIVSVGEINPNFVHTPGIFVNYLVKGE, encoded by the coding sequence ATGTGTAAAACAATCACAATTAATGATGCTACAAAACTTATTAGTGATGGCGATACTATTATGGTGGGCGGTTTTATGGCAAATGGAACACCAGAAAAATTGATTGATGCTTTAGTTGAAAAGGGTGTTACAAATTTAACCCTCATTTGTAATGATGCTGGTTTTCCTGACAAGGGCGTTGGAAAAATGGTAGCTAATAAACAATTTTCAAAAATTATAGCTTCTCATATCGGTTTAAATAAAGAAGCTGGTCGACAAATGAATGAAAAAGAAACAATCATTGATCTTGTTCCTCAGGGTACTTTAGCTGAACAGATTCGTTCTGGAGGCTTTGGTCTGGGTGGATTTTTAACGCCAACTGGCATAGGAACTCTAGTTGAAGAAGGTAAAGAAATCATCTCTATAGATGGGAAAGATTATTTACTAGAAAAACCTATAAAAGCTGATGTTGCATTAATTTTTGCAGATAAAGCAGATGAAAATGGTAACCTTCAATATTTAGGTTCTGAAAATAACTTTAACCAAGTAATGGCAAGTAATGCTGATACTACAATCGTTGAAGCTAGAGAAATTGTCAGTGTAGGAGAAATTAATCCTAATTTTGTCCATACCCCTGGCATATTTGTTAACTATTTGGTGAAAGGAGAATAA